The following are encoded together in the Poseidonibacter lekithochrous genome:
- the recQ gene encoding DNA helicase RecQ: MNTKQEILKNIFGHDNFRSFQEEVVDSILSKQDVLTILPTGGGKSLCYQLPTLLMDGITVVISPLIALMQDQVKALNDLDIEASMISSSQTPDENGFTMQKLLAGQLKFVYVAPERFTSNEFVSVLQRVNINYFVIDEAHCVSGWGHEFRAEYRNLNRLKQFFPDTCIAAFTATATKKVEADIANNLNLVNAKHFRAKTQRDNLDIKVEPRIANGKSQILNFLKSHRGLCGIIYTFTRKEAESTAQFLVDNGYKSKAYHAGLSAERKDEVFNDFVYENVDIVVATIAFGMGIDKSNIRFVIHTSLPKTLENYYQEIGRAGRDGAMSYVYLLYSKGDEVKRKIQIEDSIDDSYKQTGLDKLEFMYRYCVSNNCRHKIIASYFEDEIDECNTLCDNCTKGEIAQVDVSVEAQKFLSAVYRSEQRFGTNHIIDILRGSKNQKLLEFGHEQLKVYGLGKDKSKNEWVAIADKLIDMQAVNLGEFRVLKLNALGMDILKGNQKLLMDEDKLGIAIKQEESQEVLSFDEELYEKFRSLRRQMASEHEVPAYVIFGDKSLKEFSSKLPTTKEEMLEVNGVGLKKFEKYGEEFLNLCKDIKEEFKEKIETRAPLKKLTKTYTDTYELLQEGNSLEDIAQKRDLGLTSVLSHVNLLNEHEKISKEKKEELLKPLEVSDEIKQWIEKGLEYGSIQELRQHLSLFEYLSKK; the protein is encoded by the coding sequence ATGAATACAAAACAAGAAATACTAAAAAATATATTTGGACATGATAACTTTAGATCTTTCCAAGAAGAAGTAGTTGATTCAATTCTTTCAAAACAAGATGTATTAACTATTCTTCCTACTGGTGGTGGAAAGTCACTTTGTTATCAGTTACCAACACTTCTTATGGATGGGATTACAGTAGTAATCTCTCCACTTATAGCACTTATGCAAGACCAAGTAAAAGCTCTTAATGATTTAGATATAGAAGCTTCAATGATATCTTCTTCTCAAACACCTGATGAAAATGGTTTTACTATGCAAAAACTTTTAGCAGGACAGCTGAAGTTTGTATATGTTGCACCTGAGAGATTTACATCTAATGAGTTTGTTAGTGTATTACAAAGAGTGAATATAAACTATTTTGTAATAGATGAAGCTCACTGTGTATCTGGATGGGGACATGAGTTTAGAGCTGAGTATAGAAATCTTAATAGACTTAAGCAGTTTTTCCCTGATACTTGTATTGCTGCATTTACTGCAACTGCAACTAAAAAAGTTGAAGCAGATATAGCTAATAATTTAAATCTAGTAAATGCAAAACACTTTAGAGCTAAGACTCAAAGGGATAATCTTGATATCAAAGTTGAACCAAGAATTGCAAATGGAAAGTCACAGATATTAAACTTCCTAAAATCACATAGGGGACTATGTGGAATCATATATACCTTTACAAGAAAAGAAGCAGAATCAACTGCACAATTTTTAGTAGATAATGGATATAAATCAAAAGCATATCATGCGGGATTAAGTGCTGAACGTAAAGATGAAGTATTTAATGATTTTGTATATGAAAATGTAGATATTGTAGTTGCAACTATTGCATTTGGTATGGGGATAGATAAATCAAATATTAGATTTGTAATACATACATCTTTACCTAAAACATTAGAAAACTACTATCAAGAAATAGGACGAGCTGGACGTGATGGAGCTATGTCTTATGTATATTTACTTTACTCAAAAGGTGATGAGGTAAAAAGAAAGATACAAATAGAAGACTCAATAGATGATTCATATAAACAAACTGGACTTGACAAGTTAGAGTTTATGTATAGATATTGTGTTTCAAACAATTGTAGACATAAAATAATTGCTTCATATTTTGAAGATGAGATAGATGAATGTAATACATTATGTGATAACTGCACGAAAGGTGAAATAGCTCAAGTAGATGTAAGTGTTGAGGCTCAAAAGTTCTTATCTGCTGTGTATAGAAGTGAACAGAGATTTGGAACAAATCACATTATAGATATTCTTCGAGGTTCAAAGAATCAAAAACTATTAGAGTTTGGACATGAGCAACTAAAGGTATATGGATTAGGAAAAGATAAGAGTAAAAATGAATGGGTAGCAATAGCTGATAAACTGATAGATATGCAAGCAGTAAATTTAGGTGAGTTTAGAGTACTTAAACTAAATGCTTTAGGTATGGATATATTAAAAGGGAATCAAAAACTTTTAATGGATGAAGATAAACTAGGAATTGCTATAAAACAAGAAGAATCACAAGAAGTTTTATCTTTTGATGAAGAATTATATGAGAAGTTTAGAAGCTTACGTAGACAAATGGCTAGTGAACATGAAGTACCTGCTTATGTAATTTTTGGAGATAAGAGTCTAAAAGAGTTTAGCTCGAAACTTCCAACTACAAAAGAAGAAATGTTAGAAGTAAATGGAGTGGGTCTAAAAAAGTTTGAAAAATATGGGGAAGAGTTTTTAAACCTTTGTAAAGATATAAAAGAAGAGTTCAAAGAAAAGATTGAGACAAGAGCTCCTTTAAAGAAACTAACAAAAACATATACAGATACATATGAGTTATTACAAGAAGGTAATAGTCTAGAAGATATAGCACAAAAAAGAGATTTAGGTCTTACATCTGTTTTATCTCATGTAAACTTACTAAATGAACATGAAAAAATATCAAAAGAGAAAAAAGAAGAGTTATTAAAACCTTTAGAAGTTTCAGATGAAATAAAACAATGGATAGAAAAAGGTTTAGAGTATGGTTCTATTCAAGAGTTAAGACAACACTTGTCTCTGTTTGAGTATTTATCTAAAAAATAG
- a CDS encoding D-2-hydroxyacid dehydrogenase translates to MKIVILDRKTLGNDVNVDIFNKFGEVEVFDITKENETKDRVKDADIVITNKVMISKKVMENSKLKLICISATGKNNVDLEYAKQKGIEVKNVAGYSSSSVSQVAFSMIFHFVSKLNYYKNYVDEGNWQKSEIFTHIDKPFFELDKKRVGVIGLGDIGSSFAKRAQAFDCEVVYYSTSGRNNNSEFKRVELDELLSTCDIISIHCPLNEQTKDLLNYENMKNMKDGAILLNLGRGGIINEADLSKLIDEKEIYCGIDVVNVEPIEESNPLLKVQNKDRLLLTPHIGWASVEARTRLISMVADNIEEYLAK, encoded by the coding sequence ATGAAAATAGTAATTTTAGATAGAAAAACATTAGGCAATGATGTAAATGTAGATATCTTTAATAAGTTTGGTGAAGTAGAAGTTTTTGATATTACAAAAGAGAATGAGACGAAAGATAGAGTAAAAGATGCAGATATTGTAATCACAAATAAAGTAATGATTTCAAAAAAAGTTATGGAAAACTCAAAACTAAAACTTATTTGTATTAGTGCAACTGGTAAAAACAATGTAGATTTAGAGTATGCAAAACAAAAAGGAATTGAAGTGAAAAATGTAGCTGGATACTCTAGTTCTTCTGTATCTCAAGTTGCATTTTCAATGATTTTTCATTTTGTTTCAAAACTAAACTATTATAAAAATTATGTAGATGAGGGTAATTGGCAAAAGTCTGAGATTTTTACTCATATTGATAAACCATTTTTTGAACTAGATAAAAAAAGAGTAGGGGTTATTGGGCTTGGAGATATTGGTTCTTCTTTTGCTAAAAGAGCTCAAGCTTTTGATTGTGAAGTAGTATATTATTCAACTTCTGGGCGAAACAATAATAGTGAATTTAAAAGAGTTGAACTTGATGAGTTACTAAGTACTTGTGATATTATCTCAATTCATTGTCCATTAAATGAGCAAACAAAAGATTTATTAAACTATGAAAATATGAAGAATATGAAAGATGGAGCGATTTTATTAAACCTTGGTCGTGGTGGAATTATAAATGAAGCTGATTTATCAAAACTAATAGATGAAAAAGAGATTTATTGTGGTATTGATGTTGTAAATGTTGAACCAATAGAAGAATCAAATCCTTTATTAAAAGTACAAAACAAAGATAGATTACTTTTAACTCCACATATTGGATGGGCAAGTGTAGAAGCTAGAACTAGACTTATTTCTATGGTTGCTGATAATATAGAAGAATATTTAGCAAAATAA
- a CDS encoding tautomerase family protein, giving the protein MPYINVKTNVKKSDELREKIVDIILENTTNILNKKPEVTSVLVEFVPFDTWNINKDNLSTFNVDIKITKGTNTKNQKAQYIKETYLNLKEILGDITPASYIIIDEIEGDSWGFEGLTQEYRYIKG; this is encoded by the coding sequence ATGCCATATATTAATGTAAAAACAAATGTTAAAAAAAGTGATGAATTAAGAGAGAAAATAGTTGATATTATATTAGAAAATACAACAAATATTTTAAATAAAAAGCCAGAAGTAACTTCTGTTTTAGTAGAATTTGTCCCCTTTGATACTTGGAATATAAATAAAGATAATTTAAGTACTTTTAATGTTGATATTAAAATCACTAAAGGTACTAATACAAAGAATCAAAAAGCGCAATATATAAAAGAAACATATTTAAATTTAAAAGAAATATTAGGTGATATAACACCTGCAAGTTATATTATAATTGATGAAATTGAGGGAGATTCTTGGGGCTTTGAAGGCTTAACACAAGAATATAGATATATAAAAGGCTAA
- a CDS encoding DMT family transporter: protein MLLSMKTLALPIVFIFLYGSGFVFTAFGLENSSPMAFLALRFFIAFFILLIIASVLRVQWPNTLLEFVHISTAGLLTVGVFSIGVFLSISFGISASLSALIIALQPIVVTFLAVKLLGEKFNMKILIGLLLGILGVAFVVSSKVGGSSSQILGIVFSIIALLGLSFGNIYQKKYCSKMNLYSGGAIQTLSSTILVVPILLFFEDINITFNGDFLIALVYMSVGVSIGALSLLYVMIEKGEVSKVSSVFYMMPVCAALISYFLFDIDIDITMFIGIFAVLVGILLINKK from the coding sequence ATGTTACTTTCAATGAAAACTTTAGCTTTACCAATAGTATTTATATTTCTTTATGGAAGTGGTTTTGTATTTACTGCTTTTGGATTAGAAAATTCAAGTCCTATGGCTTTTTTAGCTTTGAGATTTTTTATTGCATTTTTTATTTTATTAATAATTGCAAGTGTTCTAAGAGTTCAATGGCCTAATACATTATTAGAATTTGTACATATAAGTACTGCTGGTTTATTAACAGTAGGAGTATTTTCTATTGGGGTGTTTTTATCAATATCCTTTGGAATATCGGCATCTTTATCTGCTTTGATTATTGCTTTACAACCAATAGTAGTGACTTTTTTAGCTGTTAAGTTATTGGGTGAGAAATTTAATATGAAGATTTTAATAGGTTTACTTCTAGGTATTTTAGGAGTTGCCTTTGTTGTTTCTTCAAAAGTAGGAGGTTCAAGCTCACAGATTTTAGGAATAGTTTTTTCTATTATTGCCTTATTAGGTCTTAGTTTTGGGAATATTTACCAAAAGAAATATTGTTCAAAGATGAATTTATACTCAGGCGGAGCAATACAGACCTTATCTTCTACAATATTAGTAGTACCAATACTTCTGTTTTTTGAAGATATAAATATCACTTTTAATGGGGATTTTTTAATAGCTTTAGTTTATATGAGTGTTGGGGTTAGTATTGGGGCTTTATCTTTATTGTATGTGATGATTGAAAAAGGTGAAGTATCAAAAGTATCGTCAGTATTTTATATGATGCCAGTTTGTGCTGCTTTAATATCTTACTTTCTATTTGATATAGATATAGATATTACTATGTTCATTGGAATATTTGCAGTTTTAGTAGGAATATTGTTAATTAATAAAAAATAA
- a CDS encoding TetR/AcrR family transcriptional regulator, whose amino-acid sequence MSSSKDKLLKVAFEEIYQNGYHATSVDKILKKASMNKGSMYHFFKSKKELILAIIDVHVDDYIQNKYGVILESEENMIEAIMAVLKNKPLYNFIYGCRLNNLVHELSNQDNDFKIALEKSYFKFEEIFQIALDRAVEIGEIKKDTDTKAVGMFILATIQGGLTTSKKSSDSHYYDVCIEQLNNYLNLLKTK is encoded by the coding sequence ATGAGTTCATCAAAAGACAAACTTTTAAAAGTCGCATTTGAAGAGATATACCAAAATGGTTATCATGCAACTTCAGTTGATAAGATATTAAAAAAAGCCTCTATGAATAAAGGAAGTATGTATCACTTCTTTAAGTCAAAAAAAGAATTGATATTAGCAATTATTGATGTTCATGTTGATGATTACATTCAAAATAAATACGGTGTTATTTTGGAAAGTGAAGAAAACATGATTGAAGCAATAATGGCTGTATTAAAAAATAAACCTTTATACAACTTTATTTATGGATGTAGATTAAATAATCTTGTTCATGAATTATCAAATCAAGATAATGATTTTAAGATTGCTCTTGAAAAATCTTATTTTAAATTTGAAGAAATATTCCAAATTGCTTTAGATAGAGCAGTTGAAATTGGTGAAATCAAAAAAGATACAGATACAAAAGCTGTAGGAATGTTCATTCTTGCAACTATTCAAGGTGGATTAACTACAAGTAAAAAATCCTCTGATTCACACTACTACGACGTTTGTATCGAACAACTTAATAACTATCTAAACCTACTAAAAACTAAATAA
- the prpB gene encoding methylisocitrate lyase: MSAGKKFREALKEESPLQIVGTINAYQALQATKVGYKAIYLSGGGIANASYGLPDLGMTMIEDVCIDIRRVTSICDTPVIVDADTGWGHAFNVARTVKEFIRSGAAGLHIEDQVAAKRCGHRPNKELVSTEEMCDRIRAAVDAKNQLDPDFYIIARTDAHASEGQESAVARAKAYVEAGADAIFAEAVHTLKEYKEFTDQMTVPVLANITEFGATPMFTTEELGSVGIEMVLYPLSAFRAMNKAALHVYQELRDKGTQESTLDTMQTRMELYDMLGYHDYEQKMDSLFAAGKSK; the protein is encoded by the coding sequence ATGAGCGCAGGAAAAAAATTTAGAGAAGCTTTAAAAGAAGAATCTCCTTTACAAATCGTAGGAACTATCAATGCATACCAAGCATTACAAGCTACTAAAGTAGGATACAAAGCAATTTACCTTTCAGGTGGAGGAATTGCAAATGCTTCATATGGTTTACCAGATTTAGGTATGACTATGATTGAAGATGTTTGTATTGACATTAGAAGAGTTACTTCTATCTGTGATACTCCTGTAATTGTAGATGCCGATACTGGTTGGGGACATGCATTCAATGTTGCTAGAACAGTAAAAGAATTTATCAGATCTGGAGCTGCTGGACTTCATATTGAAGATCAAGTTGCTGCAAAAAGATGTGGACACAGACCAAATAAAGAGTTAGTATCTACAGAAGAAATGTGTGACAGAATTAGAGCTGCTGTTGACGCTAAAAACCAATTAGACCCAGATTTCTACATTATTGCTAGAACTGATGCACATGCATCTGAAGGTCAAGAATCTGCAGTTGCAAGAGCTAAAGCATACGTTGAAGCTGGTGCAGATGCAATTTTCGCAGAAGCAGTACACACATTAAAAGAATATAAAGAATTTACTGACCAAATGACTGTTCCAGTATTAGCAAACATTACTGAGTTTGGTGCAACTCCAATGTTTACTACTGAAGAATTAGGTTCAGTTGGTATTGAAATGGTACTTTACCCATTATCAGCATTTAGAGCAATGAATAAAGCTGCTTTACATGTATACCAAGAATTAAGAGACAAAGGTACTCAAGAAAGTACATTAGATACGATGCAAACAAGAATGGAGCTTTACGATATGTTAGGTTACCATGATTATGAGCAAAAAATGGATTCATTATTTGCAGCAGGTAAATCGAAGTAA
- a CDS encoding citrate/2-methylcitrate synthase, producing MSGLAGVTAGSSAICTCGLGNGLNYRGYDIADLALKADFEEVAYLLLVGELPNKTQLAKFQADIIAGRDLPQNLKDILKSIPASAHPMDVMKTATSALGCMEPEAEDFSDQMEKITRLLGAFPSFLVYWHHWHVNGKEVELASDETTIAGYIVERLKEKTPLAVEVKAMNAMLTLYAEHEFNASTFANRITASTLSDIYSCMTTGIGTLKGHLHGGANEVAIKFVLGFTDVDNALTSVDELFAKKEKIMGFGHRVYREVDPRSPIGFDLADELKELPTSDPKLFDIAKAIRDKVKAEKGLPDNIDFFGGLIYHYMQIERLYYTPLFIMSRAAGWAAHAFEQRANNKIIRPSSDYNGEEPRDFVALDNRA from the coding sequence ATGAGTGGTTTAGCAGGTGTTACAGCTGGTTCTTCAGCAATTTGTACATGTGGATTAGGAAATGGTCTTAACTATAGAGGTTATGATATCGCAGATTTAGCTTTAAAAGCTGATTTTGAAGAGGTTGCATACCTTTTATTAGTTGGTGAATTACCAAATAAAACTCAATTAGCAAAATTCCAAGCGGATATTATTGCTGGTAGAGATTTACCACAAAACTTAAAAGATATTTTAAAATCAATTCCAGCATCAGCACATCCAATGGATGTTATGAAAACTGCAACTTCAGCTTTAGGTTGTATGGAACCAGAAGCAGAAGATTTCTCTGATCAAATGGAAAAGATTACTAGATTATTAGGTGCATTCCCATCATTCTTAGTTTACTGGCATCACTGGCATGTAAACGGAAAAGAAGTTGAATTAGCTTCTGATGAAACTACAATTGCTGGTTACATTGTAGAAAGATTAAAAGAAAAAACTCCATTAGCAGTAGAAGTTAAAGCTATGAACGCAATGTTAACTTTATACGCTGAGCATGAATTTAATGCATCTACTTTTGCAAATAGAATTACTGCATCTACATTATCTGATATCTATTCTTGTATGACTACAGGAATTGGAACTTTAAAAGGTCACTTACATGGTGGAGCTAATGAAGTTGCAATTAAATTCGTACTTGGATTCACAGATGTAGATAACGCATTAACTTCAGTTGATGAATTATTCGCTAAAAAAGAAAAAATCATGGGATTCGGACACAGAGTATATAGAGAAGTAGATCCAAGATCTCCTATCGGATTCGACTTAGCTGACGAGTTAAAAGAATTACCAACTTCTGATCCTAAATTATTCGATATTGCTAAAGCAATTAGAGATAAAGTTAAAGCTGAAAAAGGTTTACCTGATAATATCGATTTCTTCGGTGGATTAATTTACCACTATATGCAAATTGAAAGATTATATTATACTCCATTATTCATTATGTCAAGAGCTGCTGGATGGGCTGCACACGCATTTGAACAAAGAGCAAATAATAAAATTATCAGACCAAGTTCTGATTACAATGGTGAAGAGCCAAGAGATTTCGTAGCTTTAGATAATAGAGCTTAA
- the acnD gene encoding Fe/S-dependent 2-methylisocitrate dehydratase AcnD, translating to MTNEKYLKELEGFNTSFYDVKAAVEDITPGSFEKLNYTSRVLAENLLRKCPSADLKDSLVQLIEKRTDKDFPWYPSRVVTHDILGLTALVDLAGLREAVASEGGDPKKVNPVVPTQLIVDHSLAVECGGFDPDAFQKNRDIEDRRNADRFHFINWTKEAFDNVDVIPPGNGIMHQINLEKMSPVVHNIDGIASPDTLVGTDSHTPHVDALGVLAIGVGGLEAENVMLGNPSYMRVPDIIGVNIVGTRAEGITATDIALAMTSFLRENNVISAYLEFFGEGMEYLNLGDRATIANMTPEYGASAGMFGIDEQTLDYLTLTGRESDQVKLVEAYAKANGLWATDLTKATYARELVFDLTAVTRSLAGPSKPHKLVPTSTLESEGITDNTVEIGETDMPDGAILIAAITSCTNTSNPRNVIAAGLVAKKANELGLKRKPWVKSSLAPGSKIVEEYLKDANLLPELEKLGFGIVGFACTTCNGMSGALDPVIQKEVTDNDIYSTAVLSGNRNFDGRIHPYVKEAFLASPPLVVAYALAGSIRFDIEKDSLGTDANGNPITLKDLWPSDEEINAVEKASVRPEMFGAIYDPMFAKNALSDIEISPFYNWNTQSTYINKPPYWEAEYMQMPELKGMRPLGVFPDNITTDHLSPSNAILPTSASGEYCLSKGLPVEDLNSYATHRGDHHTASRATLANPKLFNEMVKDESGVTKQGSLTKIMPEGTESRMWEAIETYTQRKQPLIIVAGTNYGQGSSRDWAAKGVRLAGVEVLIAESIERIHRTNLVGMGVLPLQFQADDTRHTYSIDGSETFDIEGEITPRTDLTVVMTRANGEVVKFTVLCRLDTSAEVDVYKNGGILQKFAKDVIAEGK from the coding sequence ATGACAAATGAAAAATATCTTAAAGAACTTGAAGGTTTTAATACTAGCTTTTATGATGTAAAAGCAGCTGTAGAAGACATTACTCCAGGTTCTTTTGAAAAATTAAACTATACTTCAAGAGTATTAGCAGAAAACTTACTTAGAAAATGTCCAAGTGCAGATTTAAAAGATTCACTTGTTCAATTAATTGAGAAAAGAACTGATAAAGATTTCCCTTGGTACCCATCAAGAGTTGTTACTCATGATATCCTTGGACTTACAGCTTTAGTTGATTTAGCTGGTTTAAGAGAAGCAGTTGCAAGTGAAGGTGGAGACCCTAAAAAAGTTAACCCTGTTGTACCTACTCAATTAATCGTTGATCACTCTTTAGCAGTAGAATGTGGTGGATTTGATCCAGATGCATTCCAAAAGAATAGAGATATTGAAGATAGAAGAAATGCAGATAGATTCCACTTTATTAACTGGACTAAAGAAGCATTTGATAATGTAGATGTTATTCCTCCAGGGAATGGTATTATGCACCAAATAAACTTAGAAAAAATGTCACCAGTAGTTCACAATATCGATGGTATTGCTTCTCCTGATACATTAGTTGGTACAGATTCTCATACTCCTCACGTTGATGCACTTGGTGTTTTAGCAATTGGTGTTGGTGGATTAGAAGCTGAAAACGTAATGTTAGGTAACCCATCTTATATGAGAGTTCCAGATATTATCGGTGTTAACATAGTAGGAACAAGAGCTGAAGGTATCACTGCGACTGATATTGCATTAGCTATGACTTCTTTCTTAAGAGAAAACAACGTAATTTCTGCTTATTTAGAATTCTTCGGTGAAGGTATGGAATACTTAAACTTAGGTGATAGAGCTACAATTGCAAACATGACTCCTGAGTATGGTGCATCTGCTGGTATGTTCGGAATTGATGAGCAGACTTTAGATTACTTAACACTTACAGGTAGAGAATCAGATCAAGTTAAACTTGTTGAAGCTTATGCTAAAGCAAATGGTTTATGGGCAACTGATTTAACTAAAGCTACTTACGCAAGAGAATTAGTATTTGATTTAACTGCTGTTACTAGATCATTAGCTGGTCCTTCAAAACCTCATAAATTAGTACCTACTTCTACTTTAGAATCAGAAGGAATTACTGATAATACTGTTGAGATTGGTGAAACTGACATGCCAGATGGTGCAATTTTAATTGCTGCTATTACTTCATGTACTAATACATCAAATCCAAGAAACGTTATTGCTGCTGGTTTAGTTGCTAAAAAAGCAAATGAATTAGGATTAAAAAGAAAACCATGGGTTAAATCATCTTTAGCACCAGGTTCTAAAATTGTTGAGGAATACTTAAAAGACGCGAACTTACTTCCTGAACTAGAAAAATTAGGATTTGGTATTGTTGGTTTTGCTTGTACTACTTGTAATGGTATGTCAGGTGCTTTAGATCCAGTAATTCAAAAAGAAGTTACTGATAACGATATTTACTCTACTGCTGTATTATCTGGAAACAGAAACTTCGATGGTAGAATTCACCCATACGTAAAAGAAGCATTCTTAGCATCACCTCCATTAGTAGTAGCTTACGCATTAGCTGGTTCTATTAGATTTGATATTGAAAAAGATTCATTAGGTACTGATGCAAATGGAAACCCTATTACATTAAAAGATTTATGGCCATCTGATGAAGAAATCAACGCAGTTGAAAAAGCTTCAGTTAGACCAGAAATGTTTGGTGCAATTTATGATCCAATGTTTGCAAAAAATGCTTTAAGTGATATTGAGATTTCTCCATTCTATAACTGGAATACTCAATCAACTTATATTAACAAGCCTCCTTACTGGGAAGCTGAATATATGCAAATGCCTGAACTTAAAGGTATGAGACCATTAGGTGTATTCCCTGATAATATCACTACAGATCACTTATCTCCATCTAATGCAATTTTACCAACATCAGCTTCTGGTGAGTATTGTTTATCTAAAGGTCTTCCAGTTGAAGATTTAAACTCTTATGCAACACATAGAGGGGATCACCATACAGCTTCAAGAGCTACATTAGCAAATCCAAAACTATTCAATGAAATGGTTAAAGATGAAAGCGGTGTTACTAAACAAGGTTCATTAACTAAAATCATGCCAGAAGGTACTGAGTCTAGAATGTGGGAAGCTATTGAGACATATACTCAAAGAAAACAACCACTAATTATCGTAGCTGGTACTAACTATGGTCAAGGTTCTTCTAGAGACTGGGCTGCAAAAGGTGTTAGACTTGCAGGTGTTGAAGTATTAATTGCTGAATCTATTGAAAGAATTCACAGAACTAACTTAGTTGGAATGGGTGTATTACCATTACAATTCCAAGCGGACGACACTAGACATACTTATTCAATTGATGGTTCTGAAACTTTTGATATTGAAGGTGAAATCACTCCTAGAACTGACTTAACAGTAGTTATGACTAGAGCAAATGGTGAAGTTGTTAAATTCACAGTATTATGTAGATTAGATACTTCTGCTGAAGTAGATGTTTACAAAAATGGTGGTATTTTACAAAAATTCGCTAAAGACGTTATTGCTGAAGGTAAATAA
- the prpF gene encoding 2-methylaconitate cis-trans isomerase PrpF — translation MAYQPQFKVKATYMRGGTSKGTFFNIADLPKEAQEDGAKRDKLLQRIVGSPDVYKKQMDGMGGASSSTSKAILVGKSDVPNHDVDYYFCQVAIDKDFVDMSGNCGNLSSAVGPFAITEGMVENVPENGVCCVRIWQANIKKTILCYVTMENGIVKEMGDYEIDGVAFPAEEIQLEFVEPVDPSEELFPTGNLVDDLEVEGVGTFKATMITAGIPTVFVNAQEIGYKGTELQGDINSDTAALERFEKIRIAGALKMGVMKDASDALTQQHTPKIAFVSPAQDFITSSGKEVKANEMDLHVRALSMQQLHHAMMGTASVAIGVAACIPGTLVNIASGGGEKETVTFGHPSGAIKVGAALSQKDGKYIVEKASMSRSARIIMDGNVHVPAGTMDK, via the coding sequence ATGGCTTATCAACCACAATTTAAAGTAAAAGCAACTTATATGAGAGGTGGTACTTCAAAAGGTACTTTCTTTAATATTGCAGATTTACCAAAAGAAGCACAAGAAGATGGTGCAAAAAGAGATAAATTACTTCAAAGAATTGTAGGTTCTCCTGATGTTTATAAAAAACAAATGGATGGTATGGGAGGAGCTTCTTCTTCTACTTCTAAAGCTATTTTAGTTGGAAAATCAGATGTTCCTAATCATGATGTAGATTACTACTTCTGCCAAGTTGCAATTGACAAAGATTTTGTTGATATGAGTGGAAACTGTGGAAACTTATCTTCTGCGGTTGGACCTTTTGCAATTACTGAAGGAATGGTAGAAAATGTACCTGAAAATGGAGTTTGTTGTGTAAGAATTTGGCAAGCAAATATCAAAAAAACTATTCTTTGTTACGTGACTATGGAAAATGGTATTGTAAAAGAAATGGGTGATTATGAAATTGATGGTGTTGCCTTCCCTGCTGAAGAGATTCAATTAGAATTCGTTGAGCCAGTTGATCCAAGTGAAGAATTATTCCCTACTGGAAACTTAGTAGATGATTTAGAAGTTGAAGGCGTAGGTACTTTTAAAGCTACTATGATTACAGCAGGTATTCCTACTGTATTTGTAAATGCCCAAGAGATTGGATACAAAGGTACTGAACTTCAAGGTGATATTAACTCTGATACAGCTGCATTAGAGAGATTTGAAAAAATTAGAATTGCAGGAGCTCTTAAAATGGGTGTTATGAAAGATGCAAGTGATGCATTAACTCAACAACATACGCCTAAAATTGCATTTGTTTCACCTGCTCAAGACTTTATTACTTCTTCTGGGAAAGAAGTTAAAGCAAATGAAATGGACTTACACGTAAGAGCATTATCTATGCAACAATTACACCATGCAATGATGGGAACAGCTTCTGTTGCTATTGGTGTTGCTGCTTGTATTCCAGGAACTTTAGTAAATATTGCTTCTGGTGGTGGAGAGAAAGAAACTGTAACTTTTGGTCATCCTTCTGGAGCTATTAAAGTTGGAGCTGCACTTTCACAAAAAGATGGTAAATACATCGTTGAAAAAGCTTCTATGTCTAGATCTGCTAGAATTATCATGGATGGTAATGTTCATGTTCCTGCAGGAACTATGGATAAATAA